In the Arthrobacter zhaoxinii genome, one interval contains:
- the trmB gene encoding tRNA (guanosine(46)-N7)-methyltransferase TrmB — translation MTTEPALPDAAESRSADVGTDTGSEPNFRSPVSFVRRGSRLQGRRQQAWDELSDRFVIDVPRDEADTSVSPDYVFDAAAEFGRTAPLVVEIGSGLGEAVAHAAEQNPDKDFLAVEVYLPGLAQTLQRIGQKGLTNIRVVQANAPEVLSTMLPAGSVDEVWVFFPDPWHKTRHHKRRLVKDSFAELVARVLVPGGIWRLATDWSDYAVQMREVLDASALFRNLHDGERAGEDSPLTRVHREGLENKAPDDDVDARGGWAPRFEGRTLTSFENKAHEAGRLIFDLAYRRN, via the coding sequence ATGACTACTGAACCAGCCCTGCCCGATGCCGCCGAGAGCCGGTCCGCCGACGTCGGCACAGACACCGGCTCAGAGCCGAATTTCCGCTCCCCGGTGTCCTTCGTCCGCCGCGGTTCACGTCTGCAGGGGCGCCGCCAGCAGGCGTGGGACGAGCTTTCGGACCGCTTCGTGATCGACGTGCCCCGCGATGAGGCCGACACCTCGGTATCCCCCGACTACGTGTTCGACGCCGCCGCCGAGTTCGGCCGCACCGCTCCCCTCGTCGTCGAAATCGGCTCGGGCCTCGGCGAAGCAGTTGCGCACGCCGCGGAGCAGAACCCGGACAAGGACTTCCTGGCCGTGGAGGTCTATCTCCCCGGCCTGGCGCAGACCCTGCAGCGGATCGGACAGAAGGGCCTGACGAATATCCGCGTGGTGCAGGCCAACGCGCCGGAGGTGCTGAGCACCATGCTCCCCGCCGGTTCCGTGGACGAGGTCTGGGTGTTCTTCCCCGACCCCTGGCACAAGACGCGCCACCACAAACGCCGCCTGGTCAAGGATTCCTTCGCCGAACTGGTGGCCCGGGTGCTGGTGCCCGGCGGCATCTGGCGTCTGGCCACCGATTGGTCCGACTACGCCGTGCAGATGCGCGAAGTCCTGGACGCGTCCGCACTGTTCCGCAACCTGCACGACGGCGAGCGTGCCGGTGAGGACAGCCCGCTCACCCGGGTGCACCGGGAGGGGCTCGAAAACAAGGCCCCGGACGACGACGTCGATGCCCGCGGGGGCTGGGCGCCCAGGTTTGAAGGCCGGACACTGACCAGCTTCGAAAACAAGGCCCACGAGGCCGGCCGGCTGATTTTCGACCTTGCTTACCGGAGGAACTGA
- a CDS encoding penicillin-binding transpeptidase domain-containing protein, which produces MGKNRTSVSVLAVAALALTLVSCSPDKPAPDDAAAALAKGLSQLDVSASAFTAGSPDQVNTELAEMLADMGPLRPSVTVAGIDEDSEDEDAATARLAYDWDVNSDSQPDWSYESTAQLRRGEDDQWLVEWAPSVLVSSLVDGDRLVRTTTSGERADILDRNGVPLMSSKPVLRIGINKPDLAEEQLASSAAAMASLTGLDPAEYTARVQAAGPEAFVEAIVQREEAEGPATVADVDAIPGGLALPAQRILAPTRGFARALLGTVGEATAELIEESEGRLSPGDQTGLAGLQKQYDPQLQGAPGVTVTVENAAGTNGTALTSIDPQGGTALQTTLDPKLQLLAEDVLEQEPSASAIVAIQPSTGEILTVANGPGSEGQQTALLGQYPPGSTFKTATALAMLRSGSAPGSTVECPSELNVDGRKFTNVPGYPAAATGSIPLRTAFANSCNTAFLNARDTVSQQSLSEAAADLGIGVEAAIGTDAFLGSVPAEAEGTAHAASLIGQGEVLVSPLAMAVAGASISKGERVSPTLVREAAEGPEAAPTTTPGADAKTPSSGNLTKEEAASLQEMMRAVVAEGGVQMLLDVPGDPVLAKTGTAEFGSQTPPETHAWVLAIQGDLAVAVFVEQGERGSTSGGPLMKAFLEGARG; this is translated from the coding sequence ATGGGGAAAAACCGTACGTCCGTTTCCGTCCTTGCCGTGGCCGCCCTGGCGCTGACCCTGGTGTCCTGCTCGCCCGACAAACCGGCTCCGGATGATGCTGCCGCCGCCCTCGCTAAGGGCCTGAGCCAGCTGGACGTTTCCGCATCGGCCTTCACAGCGGGCTCACCCGACCAGGTGAACACCGAGTTGGCGGAGATGCTCGCAGACATGGGGCCGCTCCGTCCCTCCGTCACGGTGGCCGGCATCGATGAGGACTCCGAGGACGAGGACGCCGCCACTGCCCGTCTGGCCTACGACTGGGATGTGAACAGTGATTCGCAGCCGGACTGGTCCTATGAGAGCACTGCCCAGCTGCGCCGCGGCGAGGACGATCAGTGGCTCGTCGAGTGGGCGCCGTCCGTACTGGTCAGCTCCCTGGTCGACGGCGACCGGCTGGTCCGCACCACAACCTCCGGCGAACGCGCGGATATCCTGGACCGCAACGGAGTGCCGTTGATGAGTTCGAAGCCGGTGCTGCGCATCGGCATCAACAAGCCGGACCTCGCCGAGGAGCAGCTGGCCTCTTCGGCAGCGGCAATGGCCAGCCTGACGGGGCTGGATCCCGCCGAATATACTGCCCGGGTCCAGGCAGCCGGACCCGAAGCCTTTGTCGAGGCGATTGTCCAGCGCGAGGAGGCGGAGGGCCCGGCAACCGTCGCCGATGTCGACGCCATCCCCGGAGGACTGGCCCTCCCCGCCCAGCGGATCCTGGCTCCCACCCGCGGGTTCGCCCGCGCCCTCCTCGGCACGGTGGGCGAGGCCACGGCCGAGCTCATCGAGGAATCCGAAGGCCGGCTGTCCCCCGGTGACCAGACCGGTCTCGCCGGACTCCAGAAACAGTACGATCCGCAGTTGCAGGGCGCACCCGGAGTCACCGTCACCGTCGAAAACGCTGCCGGAACCAACGGCACCGCACTGACGAGCATCGACCCGCAGGGCGGCACAGCCCTGCAGACAACACTGGATCCGAAGCTGCAGCTACTGGCGGAGGACGTCCTGGAACAGGAGCCCTCCGCCTCCGCCATCGTGGCCATCCAGCCCTCCACCGGCGAGATCCTGACCGTGGCCAACGGCCCGGGCAGCGAGGGCCAGCAGACCGCGCTCCTCGGCCAGTACCCGCCCGGTTCCACCTTCAAGACGGCCACCGCCCTGGCCATGCTCCGCAGCGGCAGCGCACCGGGCAGTACGGTTGAGTGCCCTTCGGAACTCAACGTTGACGGCCGGAAGTTCACCAACGTGCCGGGTTACCCGGCCGCGGCCACCGGCAGCATCCCGCTACGCACCGCCTTCGCGAACTCCTGCAATACGGCCTTCCTGAATGCCCGGGACACCGTCTCGCAGCAAAGCCTCTCGGAAGCCGCCGCTGACCTGGGCATCGGCGTCGAGGCAGCCATCGGCACGGACGCCTTCCTGGGTTCCGTCCCGGCCGAGGCCGAAGGCACCGCCCACGCGGCCTCGCTGATCGGACAGGGCGAGGTCCTGGTGTCTCCGCTGGCCATGGCCGTTGCCGGCGCCTCGATCAGCAAGGGCGAGCGCGTATCGCCCACGCTGGTCCGGGAGGCCGCCGAAGGTCCGGAAGCCGCGCCGACGACGACGCCCGGCGCGGATGCGAAGACGCCCTCCTCCGGCAACCTCACCAAGGAGGAAGCGGCCTCCCTGCAGGAGATGATGCGCGCCGTCGTCGCCGAGGGCGGAGTGCAGATGCTGCTCGATGTGCCGGGGGACCCCGTGCTGGCGAAGACCGGGACCGCTGAATTCGGCAGCCAGACTCCGCCGGAAACCCACGCGTGGGTCCTGGCGATCCAGGGTGACCTGGCAGTTGCCGTGTTCGTGGAGCAGGGCGAGCGGGGTTCCACCTCAGGCGGTCCGCTGATGAAGGCCTTCCTCGAAGGTGCCCGGGGCTAG
- a CDS encoding pyridoxamine 5'-phosphate oxidase family protein yields the protein MPISDETTADHLTSSQCWAYVRQARFARLAVVVDGHPEIFPVNFAVDHGTVVFRTAAGTKLSGALSGNPVAFEIDGYDDSLSSAWSVVLKGGATLLEDYAEIMDSEDLALFPWQAGAKNAFVRIEPEVTAGRRFLISNAARRNVLRGMGLYTE from the coding sequence ATGCCGATCAGCGATGAGACCACAGCAGACCACCTGACCTCCAGCCAGTGCTGGGCATACGTCCGGCAGGCCCGGTTCGCCCGGCTGGCCGTGGTGGTCGACGGGCACCCCGAGATATTTCCGGTCAATTTTGCCGTGGATCACGGCACGGTGGTGTTCCGGACCGCGGCGGGCACCAAGCTGTCCGGCGCCCTCTCCGGCAACCCGGTTGCCTTCGAAATCGACGGTTACGACGACAGCCTTTCATCGGCCTGGAGCGTGGTGCTGAAGGGCGGCGCCACCCTGCTGGAGGACTACGCGGAGATCATGGACTCGGAGGATCTCGCATTGTTCCCCTGGCAGGCCGGCGCCAAGAACGCGTTTGTCCGCATCGAACCGGAGGTCACGGCCGGCCGCCGGTTCCTCATCTCCAACGCAGCACGGCGGAATGTGCTGCGCGGCATGGGTCTTTACACCGAATAG
- a CDS encoding SRPBCC domain-containing protein, with translation MSDLDMILEKTVRSYGRRQIQAGHALMIVLARDIPFPIGDVWSAVADPERLGQWVALPEGDLRRGGNYSLPDGSHGAILRCDGPRLLTVSWAREGYTTAEVEFHLTGEDGYTRFELRYASVRKGFAVSAAPGAGLWTGGAGWEYFLDVLEEYLAGSIPEEPPGIRFEIESGGELAQLFEARNERWRRTADDFDQEHTP, from the coding sequence ATGTCCGATCTGGACATGATTCTTGAGAAAACGGTGCGGTCCTACGGCCGCCGGCAAATCCAGGCGGGCCACGCGCTGATGATTGTGCTGGCCCGGGATATTCCCTTTCCTATCGGAGACGTTTGGTCTGCCGTCGCGGACCCGGAGCGCCTTGGCCAATGGGTGGCGCTGCCGGAAGGGGATCTGCGGCGCGGCGGGAACTACAGCCTTCCGGATGGATCCCACGGCGCGATTCTGCGCTGCGACGGCCCCCGGCTCCTTACCGTGTCCTGGGCCCGGGAAGGATACACAACGGCCGAAGTGGAGTTCCATCTGACCGGGGAGGACGGATATACCCGGTTCGAGCTGCGCTACGCCTCGGTCCGGAAAGGGTTTGCCGTATCGGCCGCCCCGGGCGCCGGCCTCTGGACCGGCGGCGCCGGGTGGGAGTACTTCCTCGATGTCCTGGAGGAATACCTGGCGGGCAGCATCCCCGAAGAGCCGCCCGGCATCCGGTTCGAAATCGAGTCCGGCGGGGAGCTGGCACAGCTCTTCGAGGCGCGCAACGAACGGTGGCGCAGAACCGCCGACGACTTCGATCAGGAGCACACTCCCTAG
- the clpB gene encoding ATP-dependent chaperone ClpB, with amino-acid sequence MDTKFTNKSQEALSAAAMNANTAGNPQIEPAHLLKALMDQRQGVAVALLKAAGVNVDTVSAAASTAIHQLPSSSGSSVAQPQFSRPLLQVINAAQQEAEKLGDAFVSTEHLLLGLSLDNGPAGKALRDNNARHDALSAELPSVRGDRKVTNADPENTFQALEKFSTDLTEMARSGKLDPVIGRDAEIRRVIQVLSRRTKNNPVLIGEPGVGKTAVVEGLAQRIVAGDVPESLNGKTLLSLDLGSMVAGAKYRGEFEERFKAVLEEISSAEGQIVTFIDELHTVVGAGAAEGSMDAGNMLKPMLARGELRLIGATTLDEYRQNIEKDAALERRFQQVYVGEPSVPDTIGILRGLKERYEAHHKVAIADSALVAAATLSNRYITGRQLPDKAIDLVDEAASRLRMEIDSAPEEIDELRRAVDRLTMEELALANESDEASMERLAVLREDMANKKEQLAALNARWEAEKAGLNRVGDIKAQIDERRSEAEKFQRDGDLTEASRILYGEIPALQKELEAAQQAEESNFGEEARELMVSEEVTADDIAEVVSAWTGIPSGRMLQGESQKLLDMEEAIGSRLIGQSKAVAAVSDAVRRSRAGVSDPDRPTGSFLFLGPTGVGKTELAKALADFLFDDERAMVRIDMSEYSEKHAVSRLVGAPPGYVGYEEGGQLTEAVRRRPYSVILLDEVEKAHPDVFDILLQVLDDGRLTDGQGRTVDFRNVILILTSNLGSQFLVDPGLTEEQKRESVMSMVNANFKPEFLNRLDDVILFDPLSLEDLTRIVDIQVRALASRLHERRLVLDVTDAAREWLGLTGYDPAYGARPLRRLVQREIGDQLARGILAGKISDGDTVLVDRTADGLDGDGLVAEPGLTVAAVA; translated from the coding sequence GTGGACACTAAATTCACGAACAAGAGCCAGGAAGCGCTTTCGGCTGCGGCCATGAACGCCAACACCGCGGGCAATCCGCAGATCGAACCGGCACACCTGCTGAAGGCGTTGATGGACCAGCGGCAGGGAGTCGCCGTCGCACTCCTCAAGGCAGCCGGCGTCAACGTGGATACCGTCAGTGCAGCGGCCAGCACTGCCATCCACCAGCTGCCCTCTTCCTCGGGTTCCTCGGTGGCGCAGCCGCAGTTTTCCCGTCCGCTGCTGCAGGTCATCAACGCGGCGCAGCAGGAAGCGGAGAAGCTGGGGGATGCCTTTGTGTCCACGGAGCACCTCCTGCTCGGGTTGTCCCTCGACAACGGGCCGGCAGGAAAAGCGCTCCGCGACAACAACGCCAGGCATGACGCCCTCAGCGCAGAGCTTCCATCAGTACGAGGAGACCGTAAAGTGACCAATGCTGATCCGGAGAACACCTTCCAGGCCCTGGAGAAATTCAGTACGGACCTGACGGAAATGGCCCGCTCGGGCAAGCTGGACCCGGTCATCGGCCGGGACGCTGAAATCCGCCGTGTCATCCAGGTGCTCAGCCGCCGTACCAAGAACAACCCCGTGCTGATCGGCGAGCCCGGCGTGGGCAAGACCGCCGTCGTCGAGGGACTCGCCCAGCGCATTGTTGCGGGGGATGTGCCGGAAAGCCTCAACGGCAAGACCCTGCTGTCCCTGGATCTCGGGTCCATGGTTGCCGGAGCCAAATATCGCGGTGAGTTTGAAGAGCGCTTCAAGGCAGTCCTGGAGGAAATCTCCAGCGCCGAAGGGCAGATTGTCACCTTCATCGATGAGCTGCACACCGTTGTGGGTGCCGGTGCCGCCGAAGGATCCATGGACGCCGGCAACATGCTCAAACCGATGCTGGCACGCGGGGAACTCCGGCTGATCGGCGCCACCACCCTGGACGAGTACCGCCAAAACATCGAGAAGGACGCCGCCCTGGAGCGGCGTTTCCAGCAGGTGTACGTGGGTGAACCCAGCGTCCCGGACACCATCGGCATCCTGCGCGGCCTGAAGGAGCGCTACGAGGCGCACCACAAGGTCGCCATTGCCGACTCGGCACTGGTAGCCGCCGCCACGCTGTCCAACCGCTACATCACCGGACGCCAGCTGCCGGACAAGGCAATTGACCTGGTCGACGAGGCCGCGTCCAGGCTGCGGATGGAGATCGATTCCGCCCCTGAAGAGATTGACGAGCTCCGGCGTGCCGTGGACCGGCTCACCATGGAGGAACTCGCACTGGCCAACGAATCGGACGAGGCTTCGATGGAGCGGCTGGCCGTGCTGCGCGAGGACATGGCCAATAAGAAGGAGCAGCTGGCGGCGCTTAACGCCCGGTGGGAGGCCGAGAAGGCAGGGCTCAACCGGGTTGGCGACATCAAGGCCCAGATTGACGAGCGGCGCAGCGAGGCGGAGAAATTCCAGCGCGACGGCGACCTCACCGAAGCCTCCCGCATCCTGTACGGCGAGATACCGGCCCTGCAGAAGGAACTGGAGGCCGCCCAGCAGGCCGAGGAGAGCAACTTCGGCGAAGAAGCCCGGGAACTGATGGTCTCCGAGGAAGTCACCGCGGACGACATTGCGGAAGTGGTCTCCGCCTGGACGGGCATCCCCTCCGGACGCATGCTGCAGGGCGAATCCCAGAAACTGCTGGACATGGAGGAAGCCATCGGCTCCCGGCTGATCGGGCAGAGCAAGGCCGTGGCCGCGGTCTCCGACGCCGTCCGCCGCTCACGGGCCGGTGTCAGCGATCCGGACCGCCCCACCGGTTCCTTCCTGTTCCTGGGGCCCACCGGCGTCGGCAAGACCGAGCTCGCGAAGGCCCTGGCGGACTTCCTCTTCGACGACGAGCGTGCCATGGTCCGCATCGATATGAGCGAGTATTCCGAGAAGCACGCGGTCTCCCGTCTGGTCGGTGCTCCTCCCGGATATGTGGGATATGAAGAGGGCGGCCAGCTGACCGAAGCGGTACGCCGCCGCCCCTACTCGGTGATCCTGCTCGATGAAGTGGAAAAGGCGCACCCGGATGTCTTCGACATCCTGCTTCAGGTGCTCGACGACGGCCGGCTGACCGACGGCCAGGGCAGGACAGTGGATTTCCGCAACGTCATCCTGATCCTGACGTCCAACCTTGGTTCCCAGTTCCTGGTGGACCCGGGACTCACCGAGGAGCAGAAGCGCGAATCGGTGATGTCCATGGTCAACGCGAACTTCAAGCCGGAGTTCCTCAACCGGCTCGACGACGTGATCCTGTTTGATCCGCTGAGCCTGGAGGACCTGACCCGGATCGTGGACATTCAGGTGCGTGCCCTGGCGAGCCGGCTGCATGAGCGCCGGCTGGTGCTGGACGTGACCGACGCGGCGCGGGAATGGCTGGGACTGACCGGCTATGATCCGGCCTACGGTGCGCGGCCGCTGCGCCGCCTGGTGCAGCGGGAGATCGGCGACCAGCTGGCCCGCGGCATCCTGGCCGGGAAGATCAGCGACGGCGACACCGTACTGGTGGACCGGACCGCAGACGGTCTGGACGGCGACGGGCTGGTGGCCGAGCCCGGCCTGACAGTGGCAGCGGTCGCCTAG
- a CDS encoding YccF domain-containing protein, with product MKAILNVIWLLFGGIWLALGYALAGVLCCLLIVTIPFGIASFRIANYALWPFGRTVVDRGGFTGPLSLLGNIVWLLLAGIWIAVGHILTAIPMFVSIVGIPLGIANLKMLPISLMPLGKVIVPTDTWQITPYAGNAYRQPGYQGRVAPQQQWPS from the coding sequence ATGAAAGCGATCCTGAACGTCATCTGGCTTTTGTTCGGCGGCATCTGGCTTGCCCTTGGGTACGCGCTGGCAGGGGTTCTCTGCTGCCTGCTGATCGTCACGATCCCGTTCGGCATCGCGTCCTTCCGCATCGCCAATTATGCGCTCTGGCCGTTCGGGCGGACGGTGGTGGACCGGGGCGGCTTCACCGGACCCCTCAGCCTGCTGGGAAACATCGTCTGGCTGCTGCTGGCCGGCATCTGGATCGCGGTCGGCCATATCCTCACGGCCATCCCCATGTTCGTGAGCATCGTCGGAATCCCGCTGGGCATTGCCAATCTGAAGATGCTGCCCATTTCGCTGATGCCGCTGGGCAAGGTCATTGTCCCGACGGACACCTGGCAGATCACCCCGTACGCCGGCAATGCCTACCGGCAGCCCGGCTACCAGGGGCGGGTGGCTCCGCAGCAGCAGTGGCCCTCCTGA
- a CDS encoding DEAD/DEAH box helicase, protein MTTFAALGVPKALVSSLAAAGIDEAFPIQVETLPDTLKGRDVLGRGRTGSGKTLAFSLPLVARLAENEAAYRRRPNRPLGLVLAPTRELATQINNVIEPLAKELGLNTTVIYGGVSQQRQEKALKAGVDIVIACPGRLEDLMKQKVISLESVEITVLDEADHMADLGFLPVVQRLLDRTPEKGQRMLFSATLDNGVDKLVRRYLSNPLTHSVDEPQAAVSTMEHHVLLVQDQTAKKLLVKELAGGQGRRIMFMRTKHHARKMAQFLTDNGIPTVDLHGNLSQNARDRNLAEFASGDVRVLVATDVAARGVHVDDVELVVHIDPPTEHKAYLHRSGRTARAGSSGTVVTLTLPEQKSEVSKLMKAAGVDVSIEKVSHNSPSIAKLVGERAAVVEPHVRAAQLAAKSPQQGGGRSTGANAQRKRAARSTGAPRAGGRGGTGGRGRVSAERPDRMERSERNERNDRAVDDVRTQRPARSADGRRNSASAATASGRNRRPATGQRAEGAGAGQRSGGAASGRPARAAGPRRATAPASNERRSR, encoded by the coding sequence ATGACCACTTTTGCTGCCCTTGGTGTGCCCAAGGCACTTGTTTCCTCCCTCGCCGCTGCCGGAATTGACGAGGCCTTCCCCATCCAGGTGGAAACCCTCCCGGACACCCTTAAGGGCCGCGACGTCCTGGGCCGCGGCCGCACCGGTTCCGGCAAGACGCTGGCGTTCTCCCTTCCCCTCGTTGCCCGTCTGGCCGAGAATGAAGCCGCTTACCGCCGCCGCCCGAACCGCCCGCTGGGCCTGGTCCTGGCGCCGACCCGCGAGCTGGCCACGCAGATCAACAACGTCATTGAGCCCCTGGCCAAGGAGCTTGGCCTGAACACCACCGTGATCTACGGCGGCGTGTCCCAGCAGCGTCAGGAAAAGGCACTCAAGGCCGGCGTCGACATCGTCATCGCCTGCCCCGGCCGCCTCGAAGACCTGATGAAGCAGAAGGTCATCAGCCTCGAGTCCGTCGAGATCACCGTGCTGGACGAGGCCGACCACATGGCAGACCTCGGCTTCCTGCCGGTTGTCCAGCGCCTGCTGGACCGCACTCCGGAAAAGGGCCAGCGGATGCTGTTCTCCGCCACCCTGGACAACGGCGTGGACAAGCTGGTCCGCCGTTACCTGTCGAACCCGCTGACGCACTCCGTGGATGAGCCGCAGGCAGCGGTGTCCACCATGGAGCACCACGTGCTGCTGGTCCAGGACCAGACGGCCAAGAAGCTGCTGGTCAAGGAACTGGCCGGTGGCCAGGGCCGCCGCATCATGTTCATGCGCACCAAGCACCACGCCCGCAAGATGGCCCAGTTCCTCACGGACAACGGCATCCCCACGGTGGACCTGCACGGCAACCTGTCCCAGAATGCCCGTGACCGCAACCTGGCGGAGTTCGCTTCCGGCGACGTCCGCGTCCTGGTAGCCACCGACGTCGCCGCCCGCGGCGTCCACGTGGATGACGTTGAACTCGTGGTCCACATTGATCCGCCCACGGAGCACAAGGCCTACCTGCACCGTTCAGGCCGTACGGCCCGCGCCGGCTCCAGCGGAACCGTGGTGACGCTGACCCTCCCGGAGCAGAAGAGCGAGGTGTCGAAGCTGATGAAGGCTGCCGGCGTCGACGTTTCCATCGAGAAGGTCAGCCACAATTCGCCGTCCATCGCCAAGCTTGTCGGCGAACGCGCGGCCGTTGTGGAACCGCACGTCCGCGCCGCGCAGCTTGCAGCCAAGTCCCCGCAGCAGGGCGGCGGCCGCTCCACCGGCGCCAATGCCCAGCGCAAGCGTGCAGCCCGCTCCACCGGTGCACCCCGCGCCGGCGGACGCGGCGGCACAGGCGGACGCGGCCGCGTGTCGGCGGAACGTCCCGACCGCATGGAACGCAGCGAACGCAACGAGCGCAATGACCGCGCCGTCGACGACGTGCGTACGCAGCGTCCGGCACGGTCCGCCGACGGCCGCCGCAACAGCGCCTCGGCTGCCACCGCATCCGGACGCAACCGCCGCCCGGCCACCGGCCAGCGCGCCGAGGGCGCCGGTGCAGGCCAGCGTTCAGGCGGTGCAGCCTCCGGCCGCCCGGCACGTGCAGCCGGTCCCCGCCGCGCCACCGCGCCGGCATCGAACGAACGCCGTTCCCGCTAA